In one window of Pseudobdellovibrionaceae bacterium DNA:
- a CDS encoding SH3 domain-containing protein — MSLCLIGMGLGGAFAFAEESAQQVYQQGIRAFQENQFDKARDLFWQAYESSPDNVEVLYNLGLSELKLEHIGRTLAAWRKAVHIDPYHSATVSGLQFLREQGKTGSFDAGGPLSRFRSEILSRLSFDVLFALTAIFLGLTGFLLIKYWGRRRTAVLAEAPSPPFPTLGFLLAIFFVLFVGLIGLKTYDFYVTRATVVADSVALRTYPSADSNALFDLSSGYEVIVRHAQGDWAQVTYPGGMTGWVPRDTLFLTSGRNPW; from the coding sequence TTGTCTTTATGTTTGATTGGCATGGGGCTCGGGGGCGCTTTTGCCTTTGCCGAAGAATCGGCCCAACAGGTCTATCAACAAGGCATTCGAGCGTTTCAAGAAAATCAATTCGATAAAGCGCGGGACCTTTTTTGGCAGGCCTACGAATCTTCACCAGACAACGTTGAAGTGTTGTATAACTTAGGCCTTTCTGAACTTAAGCTCGAACATATCGGCAGAACTCTTGCTGCGTGGCGTAAAGCCGTTCATATTGATCCTTATCACAGTGCTACAGTAAGCGGACTTCAGTTTCTTCGCGAGCAAGGCAAAACTGGCTCTTTCGACGCCGGTGGCCCCTTGAGTCGCTTTCGATCCGAGATACTATCGCGATTGAGTTTTGACGTTTTATTTGCGCTCACTGCAATATTTCTTGGTCTTACTGGATTTTTGCTCATTAAGTATTGGGGCCGGCGGCGCACAGCAGTATTAGCCGAGGCACCCTCGCCCCCCTTCCCCACACTTGGCTTTTTACTAGCCATTTTCTTTGTTTTGTTCGTGGGTCTTATTGGTTTAAAAACTTATGACTTTTATGTGACTCGAGCCACCGTGGTTGCCGATTCTGTCGCCCTTCGTACATATCCCAGTGCCGATAGCAATGCGCTTTTTGATTTGTCTTCTGGCTATGAGGTGATCGTTCGCCACGCGCAAGGAGATTGGGCACAAGTGACCTATCCTGGGGGTATGACAGGTTGGGTACCGAGAGATACACTGTTCCTCACCTCAGGGCGGAATCCATGGTAA
- a CDS encoding aminotransferase class III-fold pyridoxal phosphate-dependent enzyme: MANLLGHRLSQSKEIEILIDKLVGEIQGLSSEVPATQSPREDCEENNNYWVEEAGKNRGRALFYPYIGTGMGRGPYVELEDGSVKLDLINGIGIHLLGHSHPEVIRAALRGSLSDMLVQGNLQANREYVLLAKKLVEIAGRKSRLKNVWLTTSGSMANENALKVCRQKTNAARKIIAMKSAFAGRTTMMAEVTDNPGFKQGLPEYHEVLRIPFYDKHNPKSSEQALNELKDHVSKNEGDVCCFTFEPMQGEGGYNVAPRQYFMPMLEFCRAKGIPVWVDEVQTFCRTGQFFAFETLDFGDYVDVCTVAKTLQNGATLWTEEFNPNPGLIAGTFAGSTPTLSVGLKILEILDQENYLGSTGKIAKIHNEFVGMLNRLNETTCEGLLKDAGGLGLMVAVTPLDGSRDKMNELLKVMYKNGLMTFGCGRGPFRLRFLLPAVMTSEDIACAGRIIEKSILEMA; this comes from the coding sequence ATGGCAAATCTATTGGGGCATCGTCTATCTCAATCAAAAGAAATTGAAATTCTCATTGATAAACTCGTCGGCGAAATTCAGGGGCTGAGTTCAGAGGTTCCTGCAACGCAGTCGCCTCGTGAGGATTGTGAAGAAAACAATAACTACTGGGTCGAAGAGGCCGGAAAAAACAGAGGGCGGGCGCTGTTCTACCCCTACATCGGAACCGGCATGGGACGGGGACCTTACGTAGAGTTGGAAGACGGGAGTGTAAAACTTGATTTGATCAATGGAATTGGAATTCATCTTTTGGGACATTCGCATCCTGAAGTGATTCGTGCCGCTTTGAGGGGTAGTTTGAGTGATATGTTGGTGCAGGGCAATCTCCAAGCGAATCGTGAATATGTGCTTTTGGCAAAAAAACTTGTGGAAATTGCCGGCAGAAAAAGTCGTTTAAAAAATGTCTGGCTTACGACCTCAGGCTCTATGGCCAATGAAAACGCACTGAAGGTTTGCCGACAAAAAACCAATGCGGCCCGTAAAATCATCGCAATGAAATCAGCTTTTGCCGGCCGAACGACGATGATGGCAGAGGTCACAGACAATCCAGGGTTTAAGCAAGGCCTGCCAGAGTATCACGAGGTTTTGCGAATACCTTTTTACGATAAGCACAATCCTAAGAGTTCAGAACAAGCACTCAATGAATTGAAAGATCACGTCTCGAAAAATGAAGGGGATGTGTGTTGTTTCACTTTTGAGCCAATGCAGGGTGAAGGTGGTTATAATGTAGCGCCACGACAGTATTTTATGCCGATGCTTGAATTTTGTCGGGCAAAGGGTATTCCGGTCTGGGTTGATGAAGTGCAAACCTTTTGTCGGACAGGCCAGTTCTTTGCCTTTGAAACCTTAGATTTTGGTGATTACGTGGATGTTTGCACGGTTGCCAAGACATTACAAAATGGAGCCACTTTGTGGACGGAAGAGTTTAACCCAAATCCAGGGTTGATCGCTGGAACGTTTGCCGGGTCGACCCCAACATTAAGTGTCGGTTTAAAAATATTAGAAATCTTGGACCAAGAGAATTATTTGGGGTCCACAGGAAAGATAGCCAAAATCCATAACGAATTTGTAGGTATGTTAAACCGTCTCAATGAGACCACCTGCGAGGGGCTTCTAAAAGATGCTGGTGGGTTGGGTTTAATGGTGGCGGTAACACCGCTTGACGGCTCTCGTGACAAAATGAATGAACTACTAAAAGTAATGTACAAGAATGGGTTGATGACTTTTGGCTGCGGACGAGGTCCTTTCCGTCTAAGATTTTTATTGCCGGCTGTGATGACCTCGGAAGATATTGCCTGCGCGGGTCGAATTATCGAGAAATCCATATTGGAGATGGCTTGA
- a CDS encoding M20/M25/M40 family metallo-hydrolase, with protein MNLIESARQLIATDSTPSQGTADVARLAGELCREVGLETSFHPEQVDGREEVNFLAWSKASGYNGGLLLQTHLDTSPPGNFAMWGKTANNPFNASVHDDTIFGLGVAGAKMDFLAKILAVSEYANTTKFSRPLVLSGTFGHSNGMIGVNRLLRRKLVNPEMALVGEPTELRLVAKGSGTAVLELSIPFSKEEKDYHRRHDVMESSSTQSKIFAGNETAKGSSSLSENAILKMLTYLGHLPSGMVVMDLDGGTSALAQPEFAVLELDLVDGFNDTMIGKLNRIHRALMEMEQDFSRYQNEGDHERPVINVGQIKTYPDEVRISGACTLPPTVSDEQYQVWMERLRQSCAEVGSTLRVVDYCAAFSADDKSQLVSVSRQVMQDMQLDPGLNITSARTEASWLQRRGVNCLVFGPGKGTGNVHSPNENVSIAEVKKASEFYKRVIERVCL; from the coding sequence TTGAATCTGATAGAGTCTGCAAGGCAGCTAATAGCAACGGACAGTACGCCGTCACAGGGCACGGCCGATGTGGCGCGGCTGGCCGGTGAACTCTGCCGAGAAGTGGGCCTGGAAACAAGCTTTCACCCCGAACAAGTGGACGGCCGAGAAGAGGTCAACTTTTTGGCCTGGTCAAAGGCGTCGGGTTACAATGGTGGGCTGTTGTTGCAAACCCACCTGGACACTTCACCACCAGGTAACTTTGCCATGTGGGGAAAGACGGCGAATAATCCGTTTAATGCTAGCGTCCACGACGATACCATTTTTGGGCTCGGAGTAGCCGGCGCTAAGATGGATTTTTTGGCAAAGATCCTTGCTGTCAGTGAGTATGCCAATACAACGAAATTTTCCCGGCCCCTGGTGTTGTCGGGCACGTTTGGTCACTCTAATGGCATGATAGGAGTCAATCGATTGCTCCGTCGGAAGTTGGTTAATCCAGAAATGGCGCTAGTCGGGGAGCCCACAGAACTTCGACTGGTGGCAAAAGGATCCGGCACAGCGGTGTTAGAGCTTTCCATTCCCTTTTCAAAAGAAGAAAAAGATTACCATCGGCGGCATGACGTGATGGAAAGCAGTTCGACCCAAAGTAAAATTTTTGCCGGAAATGAAACGGCAAAGGGTTCGTCATCGCTTTCTGAGAATGCAATTTTAAAGATGTTGACCTATTTGGGGCATTTGCCATCGGGAATGGTGGTGATGGATCTGGACGGCGGCACCAGTGCTTTGGCGCAACCAGAATTTGCCGTACTCGAGCTGGATTTGGTGGATGGATTTAATGACACAATGATTGGAAAGCTAAACCGCATTCACAGAGCGCTCATGGAAATGGAACAAGATTTTAGTCGATATCAAAACGAAGGTGATCATGAGCGGCCCGTAATCAATGTGGGGCAAATCAAAACATATCCTGATGAAGTTCGAATTTCAGGTGCGTGTACGCTGCCGCCTACGGTGAGTGATGAGCAGTATCAAGTCTGGATGGAGCGGCTTCGACAATCTTGTGCTGAAGTGGGGTCGACATTAAGGGTGGTAGACTATTGTGCCGCGTTTTCTGCAGATGACAAAAGCCAGCTTGTTTCAGTGAGCCGACAAGTGATGCAAGACATGCAACTTGACCCCGGATTGAACATCACTTCGGCCCGGACCGAGGCTAGCTGGCTACAAAGGCGTGGAGTCAATTGTTTGGTTTTCGGTCCAGGTAAGGGAACGGGCAACGTGCATAGTCCCAATGAGAACGTGTCGATAGCTGAAGTGAAAAAAGCCTCTGAATTTTACAAGCGTGTGATAGAGCGGGTGTGTTTATGA
- a CDS encoding arginine N-succinyltransferase encodes MSFVVRLAREKDAPALLDLARQFSLLNLPADKRSIAEKIDKSLKSERGQLPKERCEYLFVVEDSDSHLLAGSSQLKAKNGSPQIPNYSFRVIKKELFSKSLGVGFIHQILRLKADEDGPTEVGGLVVDRAYRSRPEKVGKLVSLARFNYIASFRDRFEKQLLAQMAPPLTDEGRSEFWEALGRRFTGMPYKEADRLSQADKEFIRSLFPQEDIYLCLLDPRARLVMGRVEPQTQPALHLLESIGFQYLNEVDPFDGGPQMGVATEECTLVASSLRCQYTKDLSADFSGSAIVSIVDEAGYRATSTAYKVLDNQVVLPDHAVKSLKIEANMNVMVTPIEKG; translated from the coding sequence ATGAGTTTTGTTGTTCGTCTAGCTAGAGAAAAAGATGCGCCAGCTTTGCTGGATTTAGCAAGGCAGTTTTCACTACTCAACTTGCCGGCCGACAAAAGATCTATTGCTGAAAAAATAGATAAGAGCCTGAAGTCCGAGCGGGGCCAATTGCCGAAAGAAAGATGCGAATACCTTTTTGTTGTTGAAGATAGTGACAGCCATCTTTTAGCGGGAAGCTCCCAGCTTAAGGCTAAAAACGGGTCGCCACAAATTCCTAACTACAGCTTTAGGGTCATCAAAAAAGAACTGTTTAGTAAGTCTCTTGGGGTGGGCTTTATCCACCAGATCTTAAGATTGAAAGCCGATGAAGACGGACCCACAGAGGTCGGGGGTCTCGTGGTGGATCGGGCATATCGAAGTCGCCCTGAAAAGGTGGGTAAGTTAGTCAGTTTAGCCCGCTTTAATTACATTGCTAGTTTTCGCGACCGATTTGAAAAACAGCTATTGGCACAAATGGCACCGCCGTTAACAGATGAGGGGCGCAGTGAATTTTGGGAAGCGCTTGGGAGAAGATTTACGGGGATGCCCTATAAGGAAGCGGACCGCTTAAGTCAGGCGGACAAAGAGTTTATCCGGTCGCTCTTTCCACAAGAAGATATTTACTTGTGTCTGCTGGATCCACGAGCGCGCCTAGTTATGGGACGGGTGGAGCCACAAACCCAGCCGGCTCTTCATCTGCTGGAGTCCATAGGGTTTCAGTATCTGAACGAAGTAGATCCATTTGATGGTGGACCGCAAATGGGCGTTGCAACCGAAGAGTGCACCTTAGTGGCATCGTCATTGCGCTGTCAGTATACAAAAGATTTAAGCGCAGACTTTTCTGGAAGTGCCATTGTCAGTATAGTTGATGAAGCGGGATATAGAGCCACGTCCACAGCCTACAAGGTTTTAGATAATCAGGTGGTATTGCCAGACCACGCCGTGAAGAGCCTTAAGATAGAAGCGAATATGAATGTGATGGTAACCCCAATTGAAAAAGGATAG
- a CDS encoding succinylglutamate-semialdehyde dehydrogenase, producing MEIRPPIEYLGDYIGGQFIKPGRPDGEWTKTSPANLKETVIELSYEFDHVEKACVAAREAYKDWCHIPATKRFEYLQRLKEVYLSHKEELAEVIARETGKPMWEALTEAQGMAGKIDITINHSMKLVAEERVENALPGVDGFIRFKPRGVMAVVGPFNFPGHLPNGHIIPALAAGNTVVFKPSDKTPAVGQLMAAYFEEAGFPPGVFNLVQGLGPSGKRLVESENVDGVLFTGSYEVGLKIKQSTMTHYWKILALEMGGKNCAVVMDDADLEKAIYENIVGAYLTSGQRCSCTSKIILHKNIYDKFLDVFYATAKKLTIGHWSENPFMGPLIDADSVEKYIRFQEIAKREGGESLMRGKALELDSQGHYVTPSITLVPKWDKASVYQKSEIFGPNVGIYKVDDFDQALEINNATGFGLVLSVFSKKRAEYERALIDARVGLVNWNRTTNGASSRLPFGGMGKSGNDRPSAHFAINYCTVPVASLEDTTEFDASKVFPGIDYSFSE from the coding sequence ATGGAAATCAGACCACCGATCGAATATCTCGGAGATTACATAGGCGGACAATTTATTAAGCCTGGTCGCCCTGATGGTGAGTGGACGAAAACGAGTCCCGCCAATTTGAAAGAAACAGTGATAGAACTTAGTTATGAATTTGATCATGTGGAAAAGGCGTGTGTTGCCGCTCGCGAAGCGTACAAGGATTGGTGCCATATCCCTGCAACCAAGCGCTTTGAATATTTACAGCGGCTAAAAGAAGTATACCTGTCTCACAAAGAGGAACTGGCAGAGGTGATTGCCCGTGAGACCGGCAAGCCCATGTGGGAAGCTCTCACAGAGGCCCAGGGAATGGCGGGCAAAATTGATATCACGATCAATCATTCAATGAAACTTGTGGCCGAAGAAAGAGTAGAGAATGCTTTACCGGGCGTAGATGGCTTTATTCGATTTAAACCCCGAGGCGTTATGGCTGTAGTTGGCCCGTTTAATTTTCCTGGGCACCTACCGAACGGTCATATCATTCCAGCTCTCGCAGCGGGCAACACGGTTGTTTTTAAACCTTCAGATAAAACGCCAGCCGTTGGGCAGCTGATGGCGGCTTATTTTGAAGAAGCGGGCTTCCCGCCTGGCGTGTTTAATTTGGTGCAAGGCCTTGGACCTTCGGGTAAGCGGCTTGTTGAGAGTGAAAATGTAGACGGGGTCTTGTTTACAGGGTCTTACGAAGTGGGTCTTAAAATTAAACAATCCACGATGACCCATTACTGGAAGATTTTAGCACTAGAAATGGGTGGCAAAAATTGCGCGGTGGTAATGGACGATGCGGATTTAGAAAAAGCCATCTACGAAAATATAGTGGGTGCCTATTTGACTTCGGGGCAGCGATGTTCATGTACGAGTAAAATAATATTGCACAAAAATATCTACGATAAATTTTTGGATGTATTTTACGCTACGGCTAAGAAGTTAACGATTGGTCACTGGTCAGAAAACCCTTTTATGGGCCCGTTGATAGACGCGGATTCCGTCGAAAAATACATACGGTTTCAAGAAATTGCAAAACGGGAAGGTGGTGAAAGCCTGATGCGCGGCAAGGCGCTTGAGCTGGACAGTCAGGGGCACTATGTCACACCGTCAATCACACTTGTGCCAAAGTGGGATAAAGCGTCTGTTTATCAAAAGAGTGAAATTTTTGGGCCAAATGTAGGAATTTACAAAGTAGACGACTTTGACCAGGCTCTTGAGATTAATAACGCCACCGGATTTGGTTTGGTATTGTCGGTTTTTTCAAAAAAACGCGCAGAATATGAACGAGCTCTCATTGATGCCCGCGTGGGGTTGGTGAATTGGAATCGAACTACAAACGGGGCAAGTTCTAGGTTACCGTTTGGAGGCATGGGTAAATCGGGCAATGATCGGCCGTCGGCTCATTTTGCAATCAACTACTGTACAGTTCCTGTGGCAAGCCTGGAGGACACCACAGAATTTGACGCTTCGAAAGTTTTTCCTGGAATTGATTACAGTTTTAGCGAATGA
- the mltG gene encoding endolytic transglycosylase MltG, with protein sequence MRKVFLAVVLILILSLATLTWQAFQFWYSSPSQESERVVFEVPPGASFRRVAEDLEHKGLVGSAKKLTIMARLTGFTTKTRMGEYALDRTMRPIEILEIISSGKSIGYSFTVPEGTNMYEVARLLADQGLGDADEFLRLCQSKPLIRELLREDLPNLEGYLFPETYQMTKFTEEETLVRTMVQNFLKVYEELPHRETSLTRHQVVTLASVVEKETGAPEERPLIASVFHNRLKKSMRLQSDPTILYGILAETGEMKKNITKKDILTYNKYNTYRVNALPFGPISNPGRAALEATLRPATSEFLYFVSRNEGTHVFTKTYEDHQRMVRKFQLDPSMREGKSWRDRTAQ encoded by the coding sequence ATGCGTAAGGTATTTCTGGCCGTAGTACTTATATTGATTTTGTCGCTCGCCACTTTAACGTGGCAAGCATTCCAATTTTGGTACTCAAGTCCGAGCCAGGAATCTGAACGAGTCGTATTTGAAGTCCCACCGGGCGCAAGCTTTCGAAGAGTGGCAGAAGATCTTGAACACAAAGGGCTTGTCGGAAGTGCAAAAAAATTAACTATAATGGCTCGCTTGACTGGATTCACTACTAAAACTCGAATGGGTGAATATGCACTTGATCGCACCATGCGCCCGATCGAAATACTTGAAATCATCTCCTCTGGAAAAAGCATCGGATATTCTTTTACAGTGCCAGAGGGCACTAACATGTACGAAGTGGCTAGGTTATTAGCAGATCAGGGTCTTGGCGATGCCGACGAATTTCTTCGCCTTTGTCAGAGCAAGCCTCTGATTCGAGAATTGCTCAGGGAAGATTTGCCTAATCTCGAGGGCTACTTGTTTCCTGAAACCTATCAAATGACCAAGTTTACTGAAGAAGAAACTTTGGTGCGAACAATGGTACAGAATTTTTTAAAAGTTTATGAGGAGTTGCCCCACCGAGAAACGAGTTTGACCCGGCACCAAGTGGTCACCTTGGCCAGCGTTGTGGAAAAGGAAACGGGAGCTCCAGAGGAGCGGCCTTTGATAGCATCGGTGTTTCACAATCGATTAAAAAAATCCATGCGACTTCAAAGTGATCCGACCATTCTTTATGGGATATTGGCAGAAACGGGTGAAATGAAAAAAAATATCACGAAAAAAGATATTTTGACCTACAACAAATACAACACCTATCGGGTCAATGCGCTGCCCTTCGGACCGATTTCAAATCCTGGTCGAGCCGCCCTGGAGGCGACACTTCGACCGGCTACAAGTGAGTTTTTGTATTTTGTCAGCCGCAATGAAGGAACCCATGTGTTCACAAAAACTTATGAAGATCATCAGCGTATGGTGCGAAAGTTTCAATTAGACCCGTCAATGCGTGAAGGAAAATCCTGGCGTGATCGAACCGCCCAGTGA